The Virgibacillus siamensis sequence ATCACTGGGAGATGGGACAACCGGGATTTGGATTTGCGTATCATAATGACAACACCATAAAAGAGATACGTTATTTCGGTACGGGTGTTGAACGACAAACTAATCTTGGGGGCATTACACCCGATTTATTAGGTGACCAGCTGGGTACTGCAGATGAAATTCTTAACGTTCCGGGTACGGATGAAGTCGATTATGTTTATAAAACAGGTAACTATGAACTGCATTTTGTTATTGGAAATAACCCGATTATAAATGGGTTCGATCAAACTGTGAATCACGTGAATGTAAAAGAAGCGAAATAAGTTGGACATTCCTGCCGTGGTGTCTGTTTTCCCTCCAACAGAATAAAAAAGCATATTTAAGTGAAAAAATACTGATTTATGGGAATATTTTACTATTTATTAAAAATTCCCACATAGAACACTTGTTTTGTAGTATACTAAAGTAGACATGTTATTCAGGGTGACGCTTCTCGTGAAAGCGGTAAATTGTATTATTCTTTTACTTGGCGGCTTTGGATCCCCTTGGAAAGGGGTGAGCGAGTGATTGATATTGACCAGACCCTCGAGTTGATGTTGAGATTCGGAACACTCGTTGTTTTAATTGTTGGCAGCCATGAAAAGAAGTAATCACCCAGTCTCCGTAAACATAGGGTAATTACTTTTTGAATATCCCGATTCGGAGTCGCCGTGCCTTGCGGATAACTGTCCGGGTCGCAAGTTGCTGCTTGCGGCCCTTTAAAATAGCAACCAATGTAATAGTATTAGTTTCCATTAAAAACTATTCATTATTTCCCGATTTCGGCGGTTTTGTTAATCCGGTTTAAAATTGTTTCAACAATGATTGCAATAAGTGCGCCAAAGACAAGACCATTACTCAATATAGAGACCAGTAATGGAGATATTCCCGCAAATGCCTCGGATGGAATGAACATCGTACCAATTCCCGCAAATAACGATATACCAGCAACCCGGAACAGAATTTCCTTGTTTTTCACCGCTTCAAATTCTTGTAAGGCTAAACTGATGATACTGGCAAAAACCGGGAAAATGGCTGCATACCCAACAGCTTCCGGCAGTGCCGCAACAAATGCCGTGAATGGTGGAAAAAAGCTGATACATATAATGATTAGGGATCCAATGATAAAGGGTTTTCTGCTGGTTATTTTTGTTGTTTTTATAAAGCCTGCTGAACCGGATATAGGCACAGCTCCTATGGCTGAAAACAATCCGGCCAGCAATTGGTTAACCCCTGAAATAATTCCGGTTTGCTTCAAACGGTTGTTGTACGTCCTGACATTATGACGTTTCAGTACTTGTTGAACAACGCTTACAGTAGCCAGCAAGTTAGCAAGCAGCAATAACGTAATAATAAAGACCATGATAATCATATTGGGTTCGACCCTAGGTATCCCAAACGCAAAGATTTCCGGAGGCTTTATAAATTGGTTCACTTCTGTAACAGGCTTTGAAAAATCAAATATATAAAATAACAACCAGCCAAAAACAATACTGAACAGGACAGAATAATGACCAATCTTCGGGATTTTCATAAAGCAATAAGAAAGTATGATAATTAACAGTGAAAGCAGAAGCACCCCAAGTTTTACAGTATGATTTTCCCCATTAAGCCCAAACATTCCATGGAAAAACGAACCGCTTAACTGTGCTACCAGCAGAATTAAATAGATCCCGACAATTGTTGGTGTAAACAAGCGTGCTAGTTTTTCCACCCATCCGAAAAAACTTAAAATGATAAAAATAATTCCGCTTAATAAAAAAGCGTATTGTAACACACGTAATGTTTCGTTATGTGAACCGAATAAAACAGTACCTAATCCGGCATACAAAGTAAAAACGCCCCACCACAAACCTGCCGGCCCTTCTTGTATGGGCATAAGGTGTCCAAATAGAAC is a genomic window containing:
- a CDS encoding YjgB family protein, which codes for MFSKKVLQMVTVASLVIGSVLGVGMLSENAAYASSGTTAILNTSNQGAVNTLNKIYNSASKGEMPGNVQGLKIDKSTERAVHQKLGIPQKVEGQFDLYHWEMGQPGFGFAYHNDNTIKEIRYFGTGVERQTNLGGITPDLLGDQLGTADEILNVPGTDEVDYVYKTGNYELHFVIGNNPIINGFDQTVNHVNVKEAK
- a CDS encoding purine/pyrimidine permease, with translation MRVFFPSLQWALFILMSSVVVPIAIASNYGLHDIATIEFVQRTLFVLGLAGILQVLFGHLMPIQEGPAGLWWGVFTLYAGLGTVLFGSHNETLRVLQYAFLLSGIIFIILSFFGWVEKLARLFTPTIVGIYLILLVAQLSGSFFHGMFGLNGENHTVKLGVLLLSLLIIILSYCFMKIPKIGHYSVLFSIVFGWLLFYIFDFSKPVTEVNQFIKPPEIFAFGIPRVEPNMIIMVFIITLLLLANLLATVSVVQQVLKRHNVRTYNNRLKQTGIISGVNQLLAGLFSAIGAVPISGSAGFIKTTKITSRKPFIIGSLIIICISFFPPFTAFVAALPEAVGYAAIFPVFASIISLALQEFEAVKNKEILFRVAGISLFAGIGTMFIPSEAFAGISPLLVSILSNGLVFGALIAIIVETILNRINKTAEIGK